Proteins encoded in a region of the Clostridium beijerinckii genome:
- a CDS encoding Fic family protein: MQNIDYKKFLQVLQETKGLHNSLNEILKYDFIYHSNKIEGSNFTPEALQLLFEKNIVQGTHKLDDVQETVNSFYTFDMVIDTLDKKLTLDMIKEWHGSLMYRTSLYDMGLAGIFKKYQNKILGADFETASPLEVEDKLNILINNFNSLEKVTIEDIARFHLEFEVIHPFQDGNGRIGRFIYLKQLLDNRLPLKYMNGESADEYKKALGGSLKDNIKPLTQYIENQKDFILENKNMF, from the coding sequence ATGCAAAACATAGATTATAAAAAATTTCTACAAGTATTACAAGAAACTAAAGGTCTTCATAATTCTTTAAATGAAATATTAAAATATGATTTTATATATCATTCAAATAAAATAGAAGGAAGCAATTTTACACCAGAAGCACTACAGCTTTTATTTGAAAAAAATATAGTTCAGGGTACTCATAAATTAGATGATGTTCAAGAAACAGTAAATTCATTTTATACATTTGATATGGTAATTGATACCTTAGATAAAAAGCTAACTTTAGACATGATAAAGGAATGGCATGGGAGTTTAATGTATAGAACAAGTTTGTATGACATGGGACTTGCTGGAATATTTAAAAAATATCAAAATAAAATACTTGGAGCTGATTTTGAAACAGCAAGTCCTTTGGAAGTTGAAGATAAGTTGAATATTTTAATAAATAATTTTAACTCACTAGAAAAAGTAACAATTGAGGATATAGCAAGATTTCATTTAGAGTTTGAAGTCATTCATCCATTTCAAGATGGCAATGGAAGAATAGGACGATTTATATATTTAAAACAGTTACTAGATAATAGATTACCACTAAAATATATGAATGGTGAATCAGCAGATGAATATAAAAAGGCATTAGGTGGTTCTTTAAAAGATAATATAAAACCATTAACTCAATATATAGAAAATCAAAAAGATTTTATATTAGAAAATAAGAACATGTTTTAG
- a CDS encoding DUF4258 domain-containing protein: MIDELAKLRCEMAENNIRQKVNDGYYRVSNHALDRMGERKISLEKVISCITEGENIEVQIGNEIDDFKVLFQEGNIDKPEVYTVVADRDIPVIVTVCRTKDEVWECIGNVLKRREMHKK; this comes from the coding sequence ATGATAGATGAGTTGGCAAAGTTACGATGTGAAATGGCTGAAAATAATATACGTCAGAAGGTTAATGATGGTTATTATAGAGTTAGTAATCATGCACTTGATAGAATGGGAGAGCGTAAAATTTCTTTAGAGAAGGTTATAAGTTGCATAACTGAAGGGGAAAATATTGAGGTTCAAATCGGAAATGAAATAGATGATTTTAAAGTGTTATTTCAAGAAGGTAATATAGATAAGCCTGAAGTTTATACGGTAGTGGCAGATAGAGATATTCCTGTTATAGTTACAGTTTGTAGAACAAAAGATGAGGTTTGGGAATGTATCGGAAATGTTTTAAAAAGAAGGGAGATGCATAAAAAATGA
- a CDS encoding helix-turn-helix domain-containing protein, with protein sequence MSMKCYICNHEMEKKITAINTGWGDYKVTVNGISAYVCPECGEMVLESEDAMMLQKLSKSLEDIKTEDKPDVLNLTEVADLLRVSNQTIYNMIKDGRIKAVKFGREWRFNRKDIDAYINGSYDIAARNKKGKIDSRVAETIEKYK encoded by the coding sequence ATGAGTATGAAATGCTATATTTGTAATCATGAAATGGAAAAGAAAATCACTGCAATTAACACTGGGTGGGGTGATTATAAGGTTACTGTAAATGGTATAAGTGCGTATGTATGTCCAGAATGTGGAGAAATGGTATTAGAGAGTGAAGATGCAATGATGCTTCAAAAGCTTAGTAAGAGCTTAGAAGATATAAAAACTGAAGACAAACCAGATGTTTTAAACCTAACAGAGGTTGCAGATCTTCTAAGGGTAAGTAATCAAACTATATATAATATGATAAAAGATGGTAGAATAAAGGCTGTAAAGTTTGGGAGAGAGTGGAGATTTAATAGAAAAGATATAGATGCTTATATCAATGGTTCATATGATATAGCAGCAAGAAATAAAAAAGGAAAAATAGACTCAAGAGTTGCAGAGACTATTGAAAAATATAAATAA
- a CDS encoding ImmA/IrrE family metallo-endopeptidase, which yields MKNINKMSNYIYNYPEQYAQDIVSSFDLTPPIDLTKICETLELKINYEPLYSIEALLIVSAGKKNIIIDNSRAIYPQRERFTIAHEIGHYIMPWHENLQQCDKIVNFDSDDEVENQANDFASELLVPKSNLLEDIKGKRITLTLIKDLAEQYGVSLVVMARRVLQYADSEAVVLIYYPNGKKYVQMKSKTFKEELKDGCITKSSAHKLLTSYNTSAEIKDVLESSIWFKENGDTYKIIEESMFQNNLGRVFTLLRKADDDDILDLLWDI from the coding sequence TTGAAAAATATAAATAAAATGAGTAATTATATATATAACTATCCTGAGCAGTACGCTCAGGATATTGTTTCATCATTTGATTTAACTCCACCTATAGACTTAACAAAAATATGTGAAACATTAGAATTAAAAATCAATTATGAACCATTATATTCAATTGAAGCATTGCTAATAGTATCAGCAGGCAAGAAAAATATAATTATAGATAATTCTAGAGCAATATATCCTCAGAGAGAACGTTTTACTATAGCTCATGAAATTGGACATTATATAATGCCATGGCATGAAAACTTGCAGCAGTGTGATAAGATAGTAAATTTTGATTCAGATGATGAAGTTGAGAATCAAGCAAATGATTTTGCATCAGAATTATTAGTACCAAAAAGTAATTTACTCGAGGACATAAAAGGTAAGAGAATTACGTTGACTTTAATCAAAGATTTAGCTGAACAGTATGGTGTATCTCTAGTAGTAATGGCTAGAAGAGTCTTACAATATGCAGATAGTGAGGCTGTAGTATTAATTTATTATCCAAATGGAAAAAAATATGTTCAAATGAAGTCGAAAACATTTAAGGAAGAACTAAAAGATGGATGTATAACTAAATCATCAGCACATAAATTGTTAACCTCATATAATACAAGTGCTGAAATTAAGGATGTATTGGAAAGTAGTATTTGGTTTAAAGAAAATGGAGATACTTATAAAATTATAGAAGAATCTATGTTTCAAAATAACTTAGGCAGAGTTTTTACATTATTAAGAAAAGCAGATGATGATGATATATTGGATTTATTATGGGACATATAA
- a CDS encoding calcium-binding protein encodes MKWEIHCKQDERIYNVIKDMPEDDEIKVLEEWEKYLNAKLKFPFEAKVVESDYDSIIKVGDRLKVLGIGMIDDLHGIIVDVKKGRRKYCIELCLLEAEGEEKEIVDDYSVWFCNR; translated from the coding sequence TTGAAATGGGAAATACATTGTAAGCAAGATGAACGAATTTATAATGTAATAAAAGATATGCCAGAAGATGATGAGATAAAAGTGCTGGAAGAGTGGGAAAAATACCTAAATGCTAAATTAAAATTTCCTTTTGAAGCAAAAGTTGTAGAAAGTGATTATGATTCAATAATTAAAGTTGGTGATAGGTTAAAAGTTCTTGGTATTGGTATGATAGATGATTTGCATGGAATAATAGTTGATGTAAAGAAAGGAAGAAGAAAATATTGTATAGAATTATGCTTATTAGAAGCTGAGGGGGAAGAAAAAGAAATAGTTGATGACTATAGTGTATGGTTTTGTAATAGATAA
- a CDS encoding DUF7309 domain-containing protein: MRTEAKLEEWRALYDIAIKLKELKPWERLWDMDLITIIESNKKEPCVCSVMGKGGECYGIAAYYGLDSIKGFFKMAYSSEMPSHQLIRYQNNVMCNYGNRDELTTKERDIIKKLDLKFRGKNNWIYFRTFESGYVPYMPDRDEVLEFTKILKHVYMAIDSLNKGMEIDFKNGKTLMRKFDEENNIWVNSEEAVIIPDMDYPVAILKDELLINRLKKQKQDNSILELDIAYLNSAINDKQYDKPFIHRLCMLVDARKGVVLSQNMVTPGDNVVDLIFETVINYIIRIGRPKNIVVRDAYMASILIDLCEQTDIEVIESLNLHTIDEFVESFYQFRF, from the coding sequence ATGAGAACTGAAGCTAAGTTGGAAGAATGGAGAGCTTTATATGATATTGCTATAAAGCTTAAGGAGTTAAAGCCATGGGAGAGACTATGGGATATGGATTTAATAACTATAATTGAGTCAAATAAAAAAGAGCCATGTGTATGCAGTGTTATGGGAAAAGGTGGAGAATGTTATGGTATTGCTGCTTATTATGGATTAGATTCTATAAAGGGCTTTTTTAAAATGGCTTATAGTAGTGAGATGCCTAGTCATCAGTTAATAAGATATCAAAATAATGTTATGTGTAATTATGGTAATAGAGATGAATTGACAACAAAAGAACGTGACATTATAAAGAAATTAGATTTGAAGTTTAGAGGAAAAAATAATTGGATATATTTTAGAACTTTTGAAAGTGGTTATGTACCGTATATGCCTGATAGAGATGAAGTATTAGAATTTACAAAAATATTAAAACATGTATATATGGCTATTGATTCACTAAATAAAGGTATGGAGATTGATTTTAAAAATGGTAAGACATTAATGCGTAAATTTGATGAGGAAAACAATATATGGGTAAATTCAGAAGAAGCAGTGATTATTCCAGATATGGATTATCCTGTTGCTATTTTGAAAGATGAATTATTAATAAATCGCTTAAAGAAGCAAAAACAAGATAATTCTATTTTAGAACTAGATATAGCATATTTAAATTCTGCAATAAACGATAAGCAATATGATAAACCATTTATACATAGATTATGTATGTTAGTAGATGCAAGAAAAGGAGTGGTATTATCACAAAACATGGTAACACCTGGAGATAATGTTGTTGATCTAATATTTGAAACAGTAATAAATTATATTATTCGAATAGGAAGACCTAAAAATATAGTAGTTAGAGATGCTTATATGGCAAGCATATTAATTGACTTGTGTGAACAAACTGACATAGAAGTTATAGAATCATTGAACTTACATACAATTGATGAATTTGTTGAATCTTTTTATCAGTTTAGATTTTAA
- a CDS encoding AAA family ATPase has product MAIYLNTKSSLENFIELYKEKYYVDKSEIISLLNEKISSKSKYICITRPRRFGKTSVINMLGAYYTKGINSKEIFDKLEISNSESYLQNLNKYNVISISFNKLSDRGNTYSDYMEMIKTSLINDIIEQYGKIEPEKYFTISDMLEATNDKFIFIIDEWDYIFNNNLFKEHQNDFLEFLRNLLKDRSYVALAYMTGVLPIKKHSSTSALNMFDEYTMLNDMVYGKYFGFTEEEVKELCEKQSKISFEEISEWYNGYINEDGDRIYNPRSVVKALQNGKCISYWTNTGAMDEVKEYLKYNTMDVREDVIKMVSGYDVDIIINEEFRAGQEAPKTKTEIYSAMIILGFLSYYDGYLKIPNKELMREFEKALQDESFGYVSEIIKNSRNMLKATVSQDTEKVAEILHDIHNSEIPILQYNDENSLSCVVTLAYLSARDTYRVEREEKTGKGFADFTFHSRRKADTPFILELKKDDTVDSAINQMKEKEYFQKFIKEHENVLLVAICYDSKMKNHTCKIESVYFSEA; this is encoded by the coding sequence ATGGCGATATATTTAAATACGAAAAGTTCTTTAGAAAATTTTATTGAATTATATAAGGAAAAATATTATGTAGACAAATCAGAGATAATATCATTATTAAATGAAAAAATATCTAGTAAAAGTAAATATATATGCATAACAAGACCAAGAAGATTTGGAAAAACTAGTGTTATTAACATGCTAGGAGCTTATTATACAAAAGGAATTAATAGTAAAGAAATTTTTGATAAACTTGAAATAAGTAATAGTGAAAGCTATTTACAGAATTTAAATAAATATAATGTCATAAGCATATCTTTTAATAAGTTATCAGATAGAGGAAATACGTATAGTGATTATATGGAAATGATAAAAACGTCACTTATAAATGATATAATAGAGCAATATGGCAAAATTGAACCAGAAAAATATTTTACAATAAGTGATATGCTAGAGGCTACAAATGACAAATTCATATTTATTATTGATGAATGGGATTATATATTTAATAATAATTTATTTAAAGAGCATCAAAATGATTTCTTAGAGTTTTTAAGAAATTTGTTAAAGGATCGATCATATGTTGCACTTGCTTATATGACTGGAGTACTTCCAATAAAGAAACATTCAAGCACTTCAGCTTTAAATATGTTTGATGAATATACAATGTTAAATGATATGGTTTATGGAAAATATTTTGGTTTTACAGAGGAAGAAGTAAAGGAATTATGTGAAAAGCAAAGTAAGATTTCTTTTGAAGAAATAAGTGAATGGTATAATGGATATATAAATGAAGATGGAGATAGAATATACAATCCACGTTCTGTAGTTAAAGCACTTCAAAATGGGAAATGTATAAGCTATTGGACTAATACAGGGGCTATGGATGAAGTTAAGGAATATTTAAAGTATAATACTATGGATGTAAGGGAAGATGTAATAAAAATGGTATCAGGTTATGATGTTGATATCATAATAAATGAAGAATTTAGGGCAGGTCAAGAAGCACCTAAAACTAAAACAGAAATATATTCAGCTATGATAATTCTAGGATTTTTATCTTATTACGATGGATATTTGAAAATACCTAATAAAGAATTAATGAGAGAATTTGAGAAAGCTCTTCAAGATGAATCTTTTGGTTATGTATCTGAAATTATTAAAAATTCTAGAAACATGTTAAAGGCAACAGTATCACAAGATACTGAAAAAGTAGCAGAAATATTACATGATATTCACAATTCAGAAATACCTATATTACAATATAATGACGAAAATAGCTTGTCATGTGTAGTAACTTTAGCATATTTAAGTGCAAGGGATACATATAGGGTTGAAAGAGAAGAGAAAACAGGAAAAGGTTTTGCTGATTTTACTTTTCATTCAAGAAGAAAGGCTGATACTCCATTTATTCTTGAACTTAAGAAAGATGATACTGTAGATTCAGCAATTAATCAAATGAAGGAAAAAGAGTATTTTCAAAAATTTATAAAAGAGCATGAAAATGTACTACTAGTAGCTATATGTTATGATTCAAAAATGAAAAATCATACTTGTAAGATAGAAAGTGTGTATTTTAGTGAAGCGTAG
- a CDS encoding FAD:protein FMN transferase translates to MNEYTKIIYLMGTKISLYVKGDDAEKLAEKAESMLINYEEVFSANSDKSQLAMLKKTAPLAPQEVDAELYELIKIGKKHSLCENTYLNIAIGPLIKLWRIGFKEAHIPEKEAIAKVLELLKPENIQLDDEKKTVYFLKKGIEIDLGAIAKGYFADKVMEFFKKNGAVSAMVDMGGNVLVFGDSPSNGGDWNVGIQNPFLPRGNAVALVKIKDQSVVTSGIYERVFEKDGRKYHHIFDSKTGYPIESNIASLTIIADKSIDCDIYTTKLFGLDAASIIHRVNRIKGMGAVVITVDGRLAYTDNLKGKISPLTM, encoded by the coding sequence ATGAATGAGTATACGAAGATAATATATCTTATGGGAACGAAAATCTCTCTATATGTAAAGGGAGATGATGCTGAAAAGCTAGCAGAAAAGGCTGAGTCTATGCTTATTAATTATGAAGAAGTCTTTAGTGCTAACAGTGATAAATCACAGCTTGCAATGCTAAAAAAAACAGCTCCACTAGCTCCACAGGAAGTTGATGCAGAGCTGTATGAACTGATAAAAATAGGAAAAAAACATAGTCTATGTGAGAATACATATTTAAATATTGCAATAGGACCATTAATAAAGTTATGGAGAATAGGCTTTAAGGAGGCACATATACCAGAGAAAGAAGCTATAGCAAAGGTACTGGAACTTTTAAAGCCTGAAAATATACAACTAGATGATGAAAAAAAGACCGTGTATTTCTTGAAAAAAGGCATTGAAATAGACCTTGGAGCCATAGCTAAAGGATATTTTGCTGATAAAGTCATGGAATTCTTTAAGAAAAATGGCGCTGTTTCAGCTATGGTAGATATGGGCGGTAATGTTCTCGTTTTTGGAGACTCACCATCAAACGGTGGTGACTGGAATGTGGGAATACAAAATCCATTTCTACCAAGAGGAAATGCTGTGGCACTTGTAAAAATAAAAGATCAATCCGTTGTAACCTCAGGAATATATGAGAGAGTGTTTGAAAAGGATGGACGTAAATACCACCATATATTTGACAGCAAAACAGGCTATCCAATAGAAAGTAATATAGCTTCTTTAACTATTATTGCTGATAAATCAATAGACTGCGATATATATACTACAAAATTGTTTGGATTAGATGCTGCTTCAATTATTCATAGAGTTAATAGAATTAAAGGTATGGGTGCTGTTGTAATAACTGTGGATGGAAGACTAGCCTATACAGACAATCTTAAAGGAAAAATATCTCCATTAACAATGTAA
- a CDS encoding LysR family transcriptional regulator: MSKYYSQDILYYIDAILKYSNYGKAAKSLYISQPHLTQSIKRIENQLNCELISRSTLPYRLTEQGKIYYQYLTSIENNYARLIREISAVSDIDNKVIKIGVLPSLGTYLLPLFLPKFLDMHPNCRIELSETLPEKNEKLIQNGELDFWIGQNSRNISPNLNSITWGRHGYRAIIPRSCDLYQKDVAIIPEGTMDITKILRQNLILTSKGSAIRKQIDQLLSIYKVEPKIIMESTEINTVCNLAASNLGLTFIPESIYVKECPSEYNIYQIPIDELNLDYFMAYHSEKKLTDIDKDLIDAFLIHGQNNLGN, encoded by the coding sequence ATGTCAAAATACTATTCTCAGGATATTCTGTATTATATTGATGCCATTTTAAAATACAGTAATTATGGCAAGGCTGCCAAATCACTTTATATTTCTCAACCTCACTTGACACAGAGTATTAAAAGGATAGAAAATCAGTTAAATTGTGAGCTTATAAGTCGCAGCACGCTTCCATATCGATTAACCGAGCAAGGTAAGATATATTATCAGTATTTAACTTCAATAGAAAATAATTACGCAAGACTCATTAGGGAAATATCAGCTGTGTCAGATATAGATAACAAGGTCATAAAGATAGGAGTGCTTCCTAGCCTTGGAACCTACCTTTTACCTCTTTTTTTACCAAAGTTTTTGGATATGCATCCAAACTGTAGGATAGAGCTTTCAGAGACTTTACCAGAAAAAAATGAGAAACTCATTCAAAATGGTGAATTGGATTTTTGGATTGGACAAAATTCAAGAAATATTTCTCCAAACTTAAACTCTATTACTTGGGGCAGACACGGATACCGTGCTATTATTCCTCGAAGCTGTGATCTATATCAAAAAGATGTAGCCATTATTCCAGAAGGAACTATGGACATAACCAAGATATTGCGTCAAAATCTCATACTAACTTCCAAGGGTTCTGCTATAAGAAAGCAGATAGATCAATTATTAAGCATTTACAAGGTAGAACCAAAAATCATAATGGAAAGCACCGAAATCAACACTGTATGTAACCTTGCAGCGAGTAATTTAGGACTGACCTTTATACCAGAAAGCATATATGTAAAAGAGTGTCCATCTGAATACAACATATATCAAATTCCAATTGATGAATTGAATTTAGATTATTTTATGGCATATCACAGTGAAAAAAAACTAACTGATATTGATAAAGACCTTATAGATGCATTTCTAATTCATGGGCAAAATAATTTAGGAAACTGA
- a CDS encoding NADPH-dependent FMN reductase: MKYLAIVGTNSDVSTNRMLLQFMQKHFSSEAEIELYEIKDLPAFNEPEDSDVPEKVAELSDKILKANGVIIATPEYDHAIPAVLKSALEWISYTSQALTDKPVLIVGASLGTLGSSRAQAHLRQILDSPELAARIMPSSEFLLGKSQGAFDSAGNLIYADKLVELDEIFREFLLFTDITSKLLAEKVLHKKVKKFTWEE; this comes from the coding sequence ATGAAGTATTTAGCAATTGTAGGCACTAACTCAGATGTGTCAACTAATCGTATGCTGCTTCAATTTATGCAAAAGCATTTTTCGAGTGAGGCAGAGATAGAACTATATGAAATTAAGGATTTACCTGCCTTTAATGAACCAGAGGATTCTGATGTTCCTGAAAAGGTAGCAGAATTATCTGATAAAATTTTAAAAGCAAATGGTGTAATAATAGCAACTCCAGAGTATGATCATGCCATACCTGCAGTTTTAAAGAGTGCTCTTGAATGGATTAGTTACACTAGTCAGGCACTTACAGACAAGCCTGTTTTAATAGTTGGGGCTTCTCTTGGTACACTTGGTTCTTCTCGTGCACAGGCACATCTTAGACAAATACTTGATTCACCTGAGCTTGCGGCAAGAATAATGCCAAGCAGTGAATTCCTTTTAGGAAAATCACAAGGTGCATTTGATAGCGCAGGAAATCTTATCTATGCAGATAAGCTAGTAGAGCTTGATGAAATTTTCAGAGAGTTTCTTCTATTTACAGATATTACATCAAAACTTTTAGCAGAAAAAGTTTTACATAAAAAAGTTAAAAAATTCACTTGGGAAGAGTAG
- a CDS encoding flavocytochrome c — MKFTAIVGTSAKRSYNRKLLQFMKKYFESKAEIEILEIKDVPMFNQSDNQSSSEVIQMFNNKITESDGVIIATPEYNHSIPSSLKSLIEWLSFDLHPLAGKPVMILGASLDVQGSSRAQLHLRQILDAPGVDANVMPGYEFLLGSAHKAFDEEGNLNNERTIDFLEICFLRFMRFAKISNQLNEEEEFTFNPGVYEVDAIGHSGSLPMKVSFSEKRIESIDINTEGETEGLADVVFVRIPDKIIEGQTLNVDALSGASETSNAVLDGVAKAVKLAGVNPDILKRRPKPASSLIKEDEEYTCDVVVVGGGGAGLSAAATALQNGKSAIVLEKYPAVGGNTIRSGGPINAADPEWQMQFEENKGERHTIEELLDTDESLIHPEYIDDFRALREEFSAYKEKFGTQKGHLFDSPLLHRMQTYFGGKRTDLNGNTIYGQYDLVKILTDRALESVKWLEDIGVEYDKSIVFAPVGALWRRGHKPTKSHGSSFILALTKYVQDNSGKIITDSPVKEFIIEDGEIKGVIATGVNGQKITVHAKAVVLASGGFGANTKMLKEYNTYWSEIADDVKTTNSYAMTGDGILLGKSVGAALTGMGFTQMMPVADPETGELFSGVQVPPENFVMVNKEGKRFINEFSGRDVLTKAAIEQGGLFYLIADDEIKETAANTSQEKLDRQVEAGTLFRADTLEELAVKVGMDPAVLVDTINKYNSYVDAGFDPEFHKDTFSLKVEKAPFYATPRKPAVHHTMGGLKIDTKAHVLDENDKPIKNLYAAGEVAGGIHAGNRLGGNALTDIFTFGRIAGKTAVDEMK; from the coding sequence ATGAAATTTACAGCAATTGTTGGAACTAGTGCAAAAAGATCATATAATCGTAAACTCCTTCAGTTTATGAAAAAATATTTTGAGTCAAAGGCAGAAATAGAAATACTTGAGATTAAAGATGTTCCTATGTTTAATCAATCTGATAATCAGTCTTCAAGTGAAGTGATACAGATGTTTAATAATAAAATTACTGAAAGTGATGGTGTTATTATAGCTACTCCTGAGTATAATCACTCAATACCATCTAGTCTTAAAAGCTTAATTGAATGGCTAAGCTTTGATCTTCATCCACTTGCTGGTAAACCAGTAATGATCCTTGGAGCTTCACTTGATGTCCAAGGTTCTTCACGTGCACAATTACATCTTCGTCAAATCCTAGATGCACCAGGCGTTGATGCAAATGTAATGCCAGGATATGAGTTTTTACTTGGAAGCGCACACAAAGCATTTGATGAAGAAGGTAATCTAAACAATGAAAGAACTATAGACTTCCTAGAGATATGCTTCTTACGTTTTATGCGTTTTGCAAAGATTTCAAATCAGCTTAATGAAGAAGAAGAGTTTACATTTAACCCAGGAGTATATGAGGTAGATGCAATAGGTCATAGTGGAAGTCTTCCAATGAAAGTATCCTTTAGTGAGAAAAGAATAGAAAGTATAGATATAAATACAGAGGGTGAGACAGAAGGACTTGCAGATGTAGTTTTTGTAAGAATACCAGATAAAATAATTGAAGGACAGACATTAAATGTTGATGCTCTTTCTGGTGCGTCAGAAACTAGTAATGCTGTACTAGACGGTGTAGCAAAAGCAGTTAAGCTTGCAGGTGTTAACCCTGACATACTTAAGAGACGTCCAAAGCCTGCTAGCAGTCTTATAAAAGAAGATGAAGAATATACTTGTGATGTAGTAGTTGTAGGTGGAGGCGGCGCTGGATTAAGTGCAGCTGCAACAGCACTACAAAATGGCAAAAGTGCTATTGTTCTTGAGAAATATCCAGCAGTAGGTGGAAACACCATACGTTCAGGCGGTCCTATCAATGCTGCAGATCCAGAGTGGCAGATGCAGTTTGAAGAAAATAAAGGAGAAAGACATACAATTGAAGAGCTACTAGATACAGATGAGAGCTTAATTCATCCAGAATACATAGATGATTTCCGTGCACTTAGAGAAGAGTTTTCTGCTTATAAGGAAAAGTTTGGCACACAAAAGGGACATCTATTTGATTCGCCATTACTTCACAGAATGCAAACATATTTTGGTGGTAAAAGAACTGACCTTAATGGTAACACAATATACGGCCAATATGACCTAGTAAAGATACTTACAGACAGAGCTTTAGAAAGTGTTAAATGGCTAGAAGATATAGGGGTTGAGTATGATAAGAGCATAGTATTTGCTCCAGTTGGTGCACTTTGGCGTCGTGGTCATAAGCCTACAAAAAGCCATGGTTCATCATTTATACTTGCACTAACAAAATATGTACAAGATAACTCAGGAAAAATCATTACTGATAGCCCTGTAAAAGAATTTATCATAGAAGATGGTGAAATAAAAGGAGTTATAGCAACTGGTGTCAATGGCCAAAAGATAACTGTTCATGCAAAAGCAGTAGTCCTTGCAAGTGGTGGTTTTGGTGCAAACACAAAGATGCTGAAAGAATACAACACTTACTGGAGTGAAATAGCTGATGATGTAAAAACTACCAATTCATATGCTATGACTGGTGATGGAATATTACTTGGTAAATCTGTAGGTGCAGCACTTACAGGAATGGGCTTTACTCAAATGATGCCTGTAGCTGATCCTGAAACTGGTGAATTATTCAGTGGAGTTCAAGTACCTCCTGAAAACTTTGTAATGGTAAATAAAGAAGGAAAAAGATTTATCAATGAATTCTCTGGAAGAGATGTTTTAACAAAAGCTGCTATTGAACAGGGTGGTTTATTCTATCTTATAGCTGATGATGAAATAAAGGAAACTGCAGCTAATACAAGTCAAGAAAAGTTAGACCGTCAGGTAGAAGCTGGTACTTTATTTAGAGCAGATACCCTAGAAGAACTAGCAGTAAAAGTTGGAATGGATCCTGCAGTTCTTGTAGACACAATTAATAAATATAATTCATATGTAGATGCAGGTTTTGATCCTGAATTCCATAAGGATACATTTAGCTTAAAAGTAGAGAAAGCACCGTTTTATGCTACTCCAAGAAAGCCAGCAGTTCATCATACAATGGGTGGACTTAAGATAGACACTAAAGCGCATGTATTAGATGAAAATGATAAACCAATTAAAAATCTTTATGCTGCTGGAGAAGTTGCTGGAGGTATCCATGCAGGTAACCGTCTTGGCGGTAATGCATTAACTGATATATTTACCTTCGGAAGAATTGCTGGTAAAACTGCAGTTGATGAAATGAAATAG
- a CDS encoding manganese catalase family protein gives MWYYVKTLEYPVNLKCKDLNMAKYLMSQYGGPDGELSAALRYLDQRYTMPTGKSKGLLTDIGTEEMAHVEIIATMIYQLMENATVEEIKKAGLGGHYTDHDKALYYNDAQGNPWTATYIQAKGDVIADLHEDLAAEQKARATYEWLINLTDEPQIKEILSFLREREVVHYQRFGECLMHVQDAMCIKK, from the coding sequence ATGTGGTATTATGTAAAAACATTGGAATATCCAGTAAATCTTAAATGTAAAGATCTTAACATGGCTAAGTATTTAATGTCTCAATATGGTGGGCCTGATGGCGAACTAAGTGCTGCCTTGAGATATTTAGATCAACGTTATACTATGCCAACTGGAAAATCAAAAGGATTATTAACAGATATAGGAACTGAAGAAATGGCTCACGTAGAAATAATAGCCACTATGATATACCAATTAATGGAAAACGCAACTGTAGAAGAAATTAAGAAAGCAGGACTTGGTGGGCATTATACTGATCATGATAAAGCATTATACTATAACGACGCTCAAGGAAATCCATGGACTGCAACTTATATACAAGCCAAGGGCGATGTAATTGCAGATTTACATGAAGACTTAGCTGCTGAGCAAAAAGCAAGGGCAACTTATGAATGGTTAATAAACTTAACTGATGAACCACAAATTAAAGAAATACTATCATTTTTAAGAGAAAGAGAAGTTGTTCACTATCAAAGATTTGGTGAATGCTTAATGCACGTTCAAGATGCAATGTGTATTAAAAAATAA